In bacterium, the sequence GTCGGGGGAATCGTCCATGCTGGAAGTCATCGGTCTATTCGGTCTCGTGGCGTTCGTCGGCGTCAGCCTGATCGTCGGCATCCGAATTCTCGCGCTCGCGTGGCGCACGCAGGGCCTGCCGGAATCGCTGGTCGGGAGCTCGCTGGTCCTCGCCGGGGCACTCGGCACCGGCTTGTCGGTCCTCCCGTCGCTCTGGCCCGCTCTCGAGGCCGACGCGGCCTACGTCGTGTTCCAGATCGGGTCGATCGCGAATCACGTCGGGTACGCGCTGCTCTTCTACTTCGTCTGGCGCGTCTTCCGCCCCGGGCAGCGATGGGCCGCCGTCTTCTTCGTGTTCTGCCTCGCGGTGCTCTCGGTCGGTGGCGTCGGACTCGGACTGACGCTCCTGCCCGGCGAATCGATCTCGCGACCGGAGGGTACCGCGCGCACCTGGCTCATGGTCAGCCTCTTCGCCCGTGTCGCCGGGTACCTCTGGGCCGCGATCGAGTCCTTCCGCTACTACGCCATGTTGAAGCGGCGGCTGAAGATCGGGCTCGGCGACCCCGAAACGGCGAACCGCTTCTTCTACTGGGGCGTCTGCACCGCCGCGGTCGTCTGCATCTGGGCGTCGCTCGTCGTCGAGCAGGTCGTCCCCGCGGTGGCGACGAGCCGCGGCGCCATCGAGCTCACCTCGGCGCTGCTCGGCTTCGTCGTCGCGGGCTCGCTCTCCCTCGCGTTCTTCCCGGGACGAAGGGAAGCCGCCGACGCATCGGCGGGCGCCTCCCAGATCGGAACCGACCGCCGTGGCTGACTCGACCGGCTTCGACCTGGTCGCCGAGCGCCTCGAACGGGCGACGTCCCTCGATCGACTCGAAGCGCGCGGCACCCTTCGCATCGCGCTCAAGAGCGCCGGCTTCGATCCGCGATCGATTCGCATCGATCAGCTCCGGGCGGTCGTCGAATGCGTCGTTCCGCAAGAGCTCGTCGCACGCGGAATCGAGGACACGGAGGCGGTGGTCGAGGACCTGAAGCGAGCCCTCGACGCCGTACACGACGAGGCCGAGGTCGACTCTCCGGAATCGGTCTTCGAGCGTCTGGGCGGGGAGCGCTGAGCTCGCCGCGCTCGGGGCCGGATCGACGGTTCTCGCGCGTGAAGACGTCGATGAAGAGCGAATCGTCGACGGTTCGTCCTGGACCGAGGTGTCCAGCTGGTCTTCAGCGCCGAGGCGACCTCGCCCGGGGCGGCCGGGGATCGCGAGATCGGCCGGACCGGGCCGATTTCGACCGTCGCGCGGCGCCGCCGCGGCGGTGATATGGTCGGGCCCATGGTGAATCATGCGATCGGGCCTCTGCGCCTCACGGACGAAGAACGGATGGGAGCCGAAGGGTATCCCTGGGAAGAATGGGATCGGCTGCGCCGGGAGGCGCCGGTCATGTGGTACGAGCCGCCGGAGGACTACGAGCCCTTCTGGTCGATCACGAAGCACGCCGACATCCAGACGATCTCGAAGCGCGCCGACATCTTCGTCAATCGCCAGCGCCTGCGCCTCTTCCAGCGACCGATCGAGAACTACATGCGCTCGACCCGCGAGACCCTCGAGGCCGAGTTCGGACTGGCGAACGGTGCGCCTCTGTCGTTCAACGACATGGACTCGCCCCACCATCTGAAGTACCGGAACATCACGAGCAAGCGCTTCACGCCGCGGGCGATGCGCGCGTTCGCCGGCGAGATCGCATCGCTCGCGAGCGACTATGTCGGCCGCTTCGCGCGCCGGCTCGAAGACGAGGGCCAGGCAGGAAGGCCCCTCGACCTCGTCCAGGACCTCTCGGTGAAGGTCCCGACCGCGGCGATCTTCCAGATGCTCGGCGTGCCGCCGGACCAACAGGACGAGCTCTTCGAGCTCTGGGAAGTCACGCTTCGGAGCTCGGGCGAGGAGCGCGCTCAGGACGAGAACGAGGACGCCGCGAGCGTGTTCTTCAACCCGAACGGACCCGGTCAGCGCTACCTGGCGAAGATGATCGACGAGGCGCGCGAGCGCGGGGCGACCGCCGACGATCTCCTGGCGGCCATCCTCGCGGCGCGGGTGGACGGTGAGCCGCTGCCCCAGCAGGCACTGATCGCCTACGTGATGTTGTTGATCGCCGCCGGGCTCGACACGACCCGCCATGCGACGACCGGCGGCGTCCATCTGCTGCTCGAGCATCCCGACCAGCTGGCCCGCCTCGTCGACGACCCGTCGCTGATCGACTCTGCCGTCGAGGAGATCCTCCGCTTCACCTCGCCGGTGATCCACTTCATGCGAACCGCGGTGGACGACTTCGAGATCGGCGGCGAGACGATCCGCAAGGGCGAGTCCGTCAGCCTCTGGTATCCCTCCGCGAACCGCGACGAGGACGTCTTCGAGCGTCCCTACGAGTTCGACATCGGCCGCAACCCGAATCCCCACCTGGCCTTCGGTGGCTACGGCCCCCACTTCTGCATCGGGGCCCACTTCGCGCGAACCCAGCTCCGCTCGGTGTTCCGGGAGCTGCTGCCGCTCCTGCCGAAGATCGAGATCGCCGGCGATCTGGTCCGCATGAAGAACCTGCACGTCGGCGGCTACACGGCCCTGCCCGTTCGACCGCGAGAAGCGGCCTAGCGCGCCGACCCGGTCGAACGGCCGCCCCGCGGAACCGAGGACACCGACCCCGGCGTATACTCGGAGCTCGACACGTCATGAGCGACTCCGAAGAACAGAGTTCGGCGAAAGACACCCGGCGCCACGGAAAGACCATCGTGGTCATGCCGGCCTACAACGCCCAGAACACGGTCCAGCGTGTTCTCGCCGACATTCCGCGTGAATACGCCGACGAGATCCTCCTGGTCGACGACGTCAGCCAGGACGAGACGGTCCGGATCGCTCGCGAGCTCGGAATCGAGGTGATCGAGCACGAGCGCAATCGCGGCTACGGGGGCAACCAGAAGACGTGCTACGCGCACGCACTCGCGCGCGGGGCGGACTTCGTCGTCATGCTCCACCCCGACTATCAATACGATGCGCGCATGATCGGATCTGCGGTCGACATCCTCGCCAGCGGGAACTGCGACGTGATCCTGGGCAACCGCATCCGCACACGAGGCGAAGCGCTCGCCGGCGGCATGCCCAAGATCAAGTACTTCGCCAACCGAAGCCTGACGATCGTCGAGAACCTGCTTTCCGGTCAGAACCTGGGCGAGTGGCATTCGGGCTTCCGGGCGTACACCCGGGAGGTTCTCGAGACCGTTCCCTTCGAGCGCAACAGCGACGACTTCGTCTTCGACTCGCAGTTCCTGGTCCAGAGCGTGCACTTCGGCTTCAAGCTCGGCGACCTGCCGGTCCCCGTTCGCTACTTCGACGAAGCCTCGAGCATCGACCTCAAGCGTTCGTTCGAGTACGCCGTGCTCACGCTCGCGACGTTCGCCCGGTGGTATCTCCACCTGCTCGGCTTCCGTTCCCCGTTGTTCGAACGGTAGGGAGCGCGCGTCGACCGGCTACGCGGAGGGCGCTTCGGGCCCCTCGCGCTCCCGACGGAGGCGCAGCTGCAGCTGGACCCAGCGCGCGGCCATCCCGCCGACCGCGAGGAAGGCGACCGCGAAGACGACCCCTCCGGCCTGCCCCTCGAAGGCGGAGCGCCCGAGCACGACGAAGCCCGTCGCGTAGACCATCTGCACGCCGACGGAGACGAGGACGAAACGCGTCCGGTCGATCCCGGCGAGGACGACGGCCCAGCTCTGCACGAAGTAGGGGATTCCGGGCGTGACCCGCATGACCGACAGGAAGAGCATCTGATCCGAGACTCGCTCGAGGCGCGGGATTCGGACGCCCCGCCCCTCGACCATCGCCTCGAGACGCGGCCGCAGGAACGAGTCGCCGATCGCGTGGACCAGGAGGGAGTTCACGACCAGGACCGGCACGATCCAGAGGAGCGATGCGGTCACGCCGTAGATCGGACCCGCCGTGAAGTAGAAGACGGTGGCAGGGACGGGGGCCATCAGGGCGACGGCCATCACCCCGAAGAAGACCGGCGCCGGCGCCCGCTGGAGCCAGGCCCAGACGCGCCCGGCCAGCGCGAGGGTCTCGTCGAGGCCGAGCGTCCCGACGAGACCCAGGCCGGCCACCACGACGCAGAGGAGCGCGAGCGATGCATGCCGACGCGAAGGGCGGCTCGCTTCGGAGATCGTGGTCGATCGGCTGGGGAGATCCGGTTGAGACAAGCGCGGAGCGTCCTTCGACGGGCACGGGGAATTCTTCCTCGCGGCGGAGGATAGTCCCCGAGAAGTCGACCGGTCGCTCCGAGTGGTGGGTCGGCTCCTCGGCGACTTCCAGGCCGTTAGACTCGAGCCATGGACCGCCGACCCACGCCGCCCTCGCCGCCGCATCGCCTGGCGAGCCGCTCGTTCGTCGCGAGCCTCAGCGTGCTCTTCGCGCTCGCCGGCTGCACCGGCACGCCCGACGGCGTCCGAGCCGTCGAGGACTTCGAGCTCGATCGGTATCTGGGCACGTGGTTCGAGATCGCGCGCCTCGATCATCCTTTCGAGCGCGGACTGACCGAGGTCACCGCCGAGTACCGCCCGCGCGAGGACGGCGGGATCGAGGTCGTGAATTCGGGCTTCGATCCGGAAGAAGGCGAACGCCGGTCGGCCGTCGGCAAGGCGTTCTTCGTCGGGGACCCCTCCGTCGGCATGCTGAAGGTCTCGTTCTTCGGGCCCTTCTACGGCGGGTACAACGTGATCGCCCTCGACACCCGGAACTACTGCTGGTCGATGGTCGCGGGCCCGAACCGTTCC encodes:
- a CDS encoding cytochrome P450, which codes for MGAEGYPWEEWDRLRREAPVMWYEPPEDYEPFWSITKHADIQTISKRADIFVNRQRLRLFQRPIENYMRSTRETLEAEFGLANGAPLSFNDMDSPHHLKYRNITSKRFTPRAMRAFAGEIASLASDYVGRFARRLEDEGQAGRPLDLVQDLSVKVPTAAIFQMLGVPPDQQDELFELWEVTLRSSGEERAQDENEDAASVFFNPNGPGQRYLAKMIDEARERGATADDLLAAILAARVDGEPLPQQALIAYVMLLIAAGLDTTRHATTGGVHLLLEHPDQLARLVDDPSLIDSAVEEILRFTSPVIHFMRTAVDDFEIGGETIRKGESVSLWYPSANRDEDVFERPYEFDIGRNPNPHLAFGGYGPHFCIGAHFARTQLRSVFRELLPLLPKIEIAGDLVRMKNLHVGGYTALPVRPREAA
- a CDS encoding lipocalin family protein, with product MDRRPTPPSPPHRLASRSFVASLSVLFALAGCTGTPDGVRAVEDFELDRYLGTWFEIARLDHPFERGLTEVTAEYRPREDGGIEVVNSGFDPEEGERRSAVGKAFFVGDPSVGMLKVSFFGPFYGGYNVIALDTRNYCWSMVAGPNRSYLWILGRTPDLDPTIVARLESEARGLGFPVDELIRVEHVRREENPDASGDCAPGQRTPGRRNIVLD
- a CDS encoding glycosyltransferase family 2 protein; translation: MSDSEEQSSAKDTRRHGKTIVVMPAYNAQNTVQRVLADIPREYADEILLVDDVSQDETVRIARELGIEVIEHERNRGYGGNQKTCYAHALARGADFVVMLHPDYQYDARMIGSAVDILASGNCDVILGNRIRTRGEALAGGMPKIKYFANRSLTIVENLLSGQNLGEWHSGFRAYTREVLETVPFERNSDDFVFDSQFLVQSVHFGFKLGDLPVPVRYFDEASSIDLKRSFEYAVLTLATFARWYLHLLGFRSPLFER